The nucleotide sequence TATATTTTTTTCCTGATTAACTTAACTTGATGCTTAAGACAAATGTGGTCAGGTCTGTTATAAACTGTATTTATAACCGTTCCAATTTTGATGTTTAAGGCAATTGATGCTTCCGGAATTGATTTATAAGTTCCAATTGGATTATCACATAGGTCATAGGCCATTATACTGATTTTTCTGTTTGGTGACGCATAATTTACATAATCTCTTGATGGTTTTAGTTCAATTCCCATATCTCTTATCTTCTGTCTTCCCTGCTCAACCACCTCATCCCATTTTTTCCAATTGATATGTTTTGGGCCTGTTGTTAAACAGATTGATGTAGAAGCGTTTTAAAGGCTTCTGAGGCGTTTTCTTCGTTAGGGTGGATAGTTGTTCCACCTTCTCTTTTTTAGACCTTTCTTGGGCTTCTTTTAAGAGTTGGTCAGCTTGTTTGCATAACTGTTGGTATTGCCTCTTTTTTTCATCCCTTTTCAGTTGGAGTTCCTTTTCTTTTTTTTCCTTTGTTTGTTGGAATAGTTGTTTCAATTGTTCCGGTGTTCTTAACTTACTCATCTCGTTCTCGTTTTAGTATAACTCCTGTTGGTTCATAAAAAAATTTATAAGTTGTTGAACCAATTCTTATGTACTTTAACGGTGTTCTCTTACCGTCATCATGTTCAAAATAAACCATTACTTTTTTGATGTTTTTTGTTTGTTAAGCCATAGTTGATAAGTTACGCTGCAACATGGCATTGGAGGTGGTTGGTTATTATTCTGTTGATGTTTCATGATATAAATAGTTTTTAATTTGAGAAAGTTCTGTTTTACATTTACAAATATACAAAAAATTTTTGAAATAAAAAAATAATTTATAAAAAAAATTGATATAAAACCGGATACTTTTCTTATATCTTTTCTTTTTAATTTCTTTTGTAATTCTTTTGAATTACAAAATTCATGTATATATTATTTTTTAATTATTTTTATTT is from uncultured Methanobrevibacter sp. and encodes:
- a CDS encoding NUMOD1 domain-containing DNA-binding protein, yielding MVEQGRQKIRDMGIELKPSRDYVNYASPNRKISIMAYDLCDNPIGTYKSIPEASIALNIKIGTVINTVYNRPDHICLKHQVKLIRKKI